Proteins encoded by one window of Clostridium perfringens:
- the asrC gene encoding sulfite reductase subunit C: protein MNHDIDIKKVRLNCFRQSKVPGEFMLQMRIPGGIVDAKYLSQIQEIAETWGNGTFHMGMRQTFNIPGIKYENIPAVNKFIENYLQEVEVDRCNCDMKVDENGYPTIGARNVMACIGNSHCIKANVDTKDMANKIEKLVFPSHYHIKVSVAGCPNDCAKGHFQDFGVIGQARMEYHEERCIGCGACVRACEHHATRVLSLNDKGLVDKDPCCCVGCGECVLACPASAWTRKPEKYYRIVIGGRTGKQTPRMGKTFINFATEEVVLGIFANWQKFSAWALDYKPEYLHGGHLIDRAGYHKFKEIILDGVDLNPEALVADNIFWAETEYRSNFNVKPIKMHKTIESNRPLR from the coding sequence ATGAATCATGATATAGATATTAAAAAAGTTAGATTAAATTGTTTTCGTCAATCAAAGGTTCCAGGAGAGTTTATGCTTCAAATGCGTATTCCAGGAGGAATAGTAGATGCTAAGTATTTATCACAAATACAAGAAATAGCAGAAACTTGGGGAAATGGAACATTTCATATGGGGATGAGACAAACCTTTAATATTCCAGGAATTAAATATGAAAATATTCCAGCAGTAAATAAATTTATAGAGAATTATTTACAAGAAGTTGAAGTTGATAGATGTAATTGTGATATGAAAGTTGATGAAAATGGATATCCAACAATAGGTGCTAGAAATGTTATGGCATGTATCGGAAATTCACATTGTATAAAAGCAAATGTTGATACTAAGGATATGGCTAATAAAATAGAAAAATTAGTATTCCCATCACACTATCATATAAAAGTATCTGTAGCTGGATGTCCAAATGACTGTGCTAAAGGGCATTTCCAAGACTTTGGTGTTATAGGACAAGCTAGAATGGAATATCACGAAGAAAGATGTATAGGTTGTGGAGCTTGTGTAAGAGCTTGTGAACATCATGCTACAAGAGTTTTAAGTTTAAATGATAAAGGATTAGTTGATAAGGATCCATGTTGTTGCGTTGGATGTGGAGAATGTGTATTAGCATGTCCAGCAAGTGCTTGGACTAGAAAGCCAGAAAAATACTATAGAATAGTTATAGGAGGAAGAACAGGAAAACAAACTCCTAGAATGGGTAAAACATTTATAAACTTTGCAACAGAAGAAGTTGTTCTTGGTATCTTTGCTAACTGGCAAAAATTCTCTGCTTGGGCTTTAGATTATAAACCAGAATATCTACATGGTGGTCACTTAATTGATAGAGCGGGATATCATAAATTTAAAGAAATAATTTTAGATGGAGTAGATTTAAATCCAGAAGCTTTAGTTGCAGATAATATATTCTGGGCTGAAACAGAGTATAGATCAAACTTTAATGTTAAGCCAATAAAGATGCATAAAACTATAGAATCTAATAGACCTTTAAGATAA
- a CDS encoding LacI family DNA-binding transcriptional regulator has translation MKVTIQDIANMVGVSKSTVSRYLNGGYVSNENTVKIKEAIEKTGFETNFFAKRLKSKQSKLIGIIVPRIDSFTAGKTLNGINKKLEEQGYQGIILTSEFNIEKELEQINKLYNQGVDGIIIMSFEISKEHVKLANKLPIPILFSGQKNDYINYLVLDDEKIGNILGTYIKEQGHKDIVFLGVSESDREVGILRKKGFCNVFEKECNISFVETDFSFDKAYEAGEEVLKYNPTAIVCATDNIALGLMRYLLENGKKIPEDISIAAFGGYEVSAITYPSLTTVKIDYKLFGEEIALNILSLINGEKSINTCEIPLELMVRESVKSLK, from the coding sequence ATGAAAGTTACAATACAGGACATAGCTAATATGGTAGGAGTATCAAAAAGTACTGTATCAAGATACTTAAATGGTGGTTATGTGAGTAATGAAAATACAGTTAAGATAAAAGAGGCTATAGAAAAAACTGGTTTTGAAACTAACTTTTTTGCTAAAAGGTTAAAGTCTAAACAAAGTAAGTTAATAGGAATAATAGTTCCTAGAATAGATTCATTTACTGCAGGTAAAACATTAAATGGTATAAATAAAAAACTAGAAGAACAGGGTTATCAAGGAATAATATTAACAAGTGAATTTAACATAGAAAAGGAATTAGAACAAATTAATAAGTTATATAATCAAGGGGTAGATGGAATTATTATAATGTCTTTTGAAATTTCAAAAGAACATGTAAAATTAGCCAATAAACTTCCTATACCTATTTTGTTTTCAGGACAAAAAAATGATTATATAAATTATTTAGTTTTAGATGATGAAAAGATAGGAAATATTTTAGGCACATATATAAAAGAACAAGGACATAAAGATATTGTGTTCTTAGGTGTTAGTGAAAGTGATAGAGAAGTTGGAATTCTTAGAAAAAAAGGATTTTGTAATGTTTTTGAAAAAGAGTGCAATATAAGTTTTGTAGAAACAGACTTTTCTTTTGATAAAGCATATGAAGCAGGAGAAGAGGTTTTAAAATATAATCCAACAGCTATTGTATGTGCAACAGATAATATAGCTCTTGGGCTTATGAGATATCTTCTTGAGAATGGGAAGAAAATACCAGAAGATATTTCCATTGCAGCCTTTGGAGGATATGAGGTAAGTGCAATAACATATCCATCACTAACAACTGTAAAAATTGATTATAAATTATTTGGTGAAGAAATAGCACTTAATATTTTAAGTTTGATAAATGGAGAGAAAAGTATAAATACTTGTGAAATTCCTTTAGAACTTATGGTAAGAGAAAGTGTTAAAAGTTTAAAGTAG
- a CDS encoding efflux RND transporter periplasmic adaptor subunit, with product MKKKYIIAIVTVVILAGVGVGSYFLKQSMNKESVATMEIYTVPSTDKVFVNGKIEPEKVENIFLDATKGTVDKVEVENGDVVEKGDTLFIYKNDQVQSQVEQLELQLNSAKSQKEEINKQNAEAKKQLEDLKKAGLENQMPQGGQMPNLGQNAGGEISTGSVDEQIKLLEKQIKALKDKEYYKVTAPIGGKVILAESSTNPTQPYITVESGDYYISGSVNEKDQPKIKEGQEVQITILSTNKNINGKISSVGNTPIDNGASLAAQTGAQGGAGGNMSYYEVKITPDSQEDLTNGFHVQASVNLDKKPIEIPKEAILSVDNEEFVFKNVDGKLVKQVITYSPKEGSEDEVIVSSGLNEEDKIVSNPTPNMKEGMNVE from the coding sequence ATGAAAAAGAAATACATAATAGCAATAGTAACAGTTGTAATACTTGCAGGGGTAGGAGTTGGAAGTTATTTTTTAAAACAAAGTATGAATAAGGAATCAGTGGCAACTATGGAGATATACACTGTTCCCTCTACAGATAAGGTTTTTGTAAATGGGAAAATAGAACCAGAAAAAGTTGAAAATATATTTTTAGATGCTACAAAGGGTACTGTAGATAAAGTAGAAGTTGAAAATGGAGATGTTGTTGAAAAAGGAGATACTTTATTTATATATAAAAATGACCAAGTTCAAAGTCAGGTAGAACAGTTAGAATTACAATTAAATTCTGCTAAAAGTCAAAAAGAAGAAATTAATAAACAAAATGCAGAAGCAAAAAAACAATTAGAGGATTTAAAGAAAGCAGGATTAGAAAATCAAATGCCTCAAGGAGGTCAAATGCCTAATTTAGGACAAAATGCAGGTGGAGAGATATCAACTGGAAGTGTAGATGAGCAAATAAAACTCCTAGAAAAGCAAATAAAAGCATTAAAAGATAAGGAATATTATAAAGTAACTGCGCCTATAGGTGGAAAGGTAATTTTGGCAGAATCAAGTACAAATCCTACACAACCATATATTACTGTGGAATCAGGTGATTATTATATTAGTGGAAGTGTAAATGAAAAAGATCAACCTAAGATAAAGGAAGGACAAGAAGTTCAGATAACTATTCTTTCAACAAATAAAAATATAAATGGTAAAATATCCTCTGTTGGAAACACTCCTATAGATAATGGAGCTTCTTTAGCGGCACAAACAGGTGCACAGGGAGGCGCAGGTGGAAATATGTCTTATTATGAAGTTAAGATAACACCAGATTCTCAGGAAGATTTAACTAATGGATTCCATGTTCAAGCATCTGTTAATTTAGATAAAAAGCCAATAGAAATTCCTAAGGAAGCGATTTTAAGTGTGGATAATGAAGAATTTGTATTTAAAAATGTAGATGGAAAGCTTGTTAAGCAAGTTATAACATATTCACCTAAAGAAGGAAGTGAAGATGAAGTTATAGTAAGCAGTGGATTAAATGAAGAAGATAAAATAGTTTCTAATCCTACTCCTAACATGAAAGAGGGGATGAATGTTGAGTAA
- a CDS encoding alpha/beta hydrolase — translation MSNKIIKSYWGVELSPRFIDAGSKKLCIILPGIGYCLDRSYLDYSKQLAKEIGYDVLEIEYGYQINRSEFNIEKEFSIMVSESLEVIDNAIEKEYEEILIIGKSIGTSVQSFLNKDLSGRFKNIRNIYISPINKTLDEFNIESNSLVITGDKDPLLSIAHRVEIEKREDIESFIIEGANHALDIEGNVMNTVDALKESLEIEKDFILK, via the coding sequence ATGAGTAATAAAATAATAAAATCATATTGGGGTGTTGAATTAAGTCCAAGATTTATTGATGCTGGAAGCAAAAAGCTTTGTATAATATTACCTGGAATAGGATATTGTTTAGATAGATCTTACTTAGATTATTCTAAACAATTAGCAAAAGAAATAGGATATGATGTTTTAGAAATAGAATATGGATATCAAATAAACAGAAGCGAATTTAATATTGAAAAAGAGTTTAGCATAATGGTTTCTGAGTCATTAGAAGTTATAGACAATGCCATAGAAAAAGAATATGAAGAGATTTTAATAATAGGAAAAAGTATTGGAACAAGTGTACAATCCTTCTTAAATAAAGATTTAAGTGGAAGATTTAAAAATATAAGAAATATATATATAAGCCCAATAAATAAGACTTTAGATGAGTTTAACATAGAATCTAATTCTTTAGTTATAACAGGAGATAAAGATCCATTATTAAGTATAGCTCATAGAGTAGAGATAGAAAAAAGAGAAGATATAGAAAGTTTTATAATAGAAGGTGCAAATCATGCTCTTGATATAGAGGGAAATGTTATGAACACCGTTGATGCTTTAAAAGAGTCTTTAGAAATAGAAAAAGATTTTATATTAAAATAA
- a CDS encoding ABC transporter permease, with protein sequence MSAINLIKTAIASLKFHKLRTFLTMIGIIIGISSVVTILSVGDGLKAYVLESSQETNANKINITFKPDNFDANMSLLEPFTKSDMNGIKGIKGVKDVKPSQGFMGIMSFSSSQLQYFDKNQFAMLGSYDGKNEKVEYGRWFEDGDKDKSVIVLDNNVAKELFNPIESGIGKAVTMNGMNFEVIGILPHVDIMSFGGNTSYVPKKAIDNMNSNEVITSLDISLNAGVDKKEVYKDIEKYLMANHPNIGGKYEMQDPEEVTKAFEKIIGGLTKFIAFITGISLLVGGIGVMNIMYVSVSERKREIGIRRAIGAKPKSILLQFLFEAVLVTLIGGLIGILLGYLISKVAGAFLPFKPILTMSTFVGATLVSIIEGVVFGIIPAYNACKLDPIKAIYR encoded by the coding sequence ATGTCAGCAATTAATTTAATAAAAACAGCCATTGCTAGTTTAAAGTTTCATAAGTTAAGAACTTTTCTAACAATGATTGGTATTATTATTGGCATAAGCTCTGTAGTTACAATACTTTCAGTTGGAGATGGATTAAAAGCTTATGTTTTAGAATCTTCTCAAGAAACTAATGCTAATAAGATAAACATAACATTTAAACCAGATAACTTTGATGCTAATATGAGTCTTTTAGAACCTTTTACAAAATCAGATATGAATGGAATAAAAGGAATAAAGGGAGTTAAAGATGTGAAGCCATCTCAAGGTTTTATGGGCATAATGAGTTTTTCAAGTAGTCAGCTTCAGTATTTTGATAAAAATCAATTTGCTATGCTTGGATCCTATGATGGAAAAAATGAGAAAGTTGAATATGGAAGATGGTTTGAAGATGGAGATAAGGATAAGTCTGTAATTGTATTAGATAATAATGTTGCAAAAGAACTATTTAATCCAATAGAAAGTGGTATTGGTAAGGCTGTAACTATGAATGGAATGAATTTTGAGGTTATAGGTATTTTACCACATGTTGATATTATGAGTTTTGGAGGAAATACAAGTTATGTTCCAAAGAAAGCTATAGACAATATGAATAGCAATGAAGTAATAACTTCCTTAGATATATCACTTAATGCAGGTGTTGATAAAAAAGAAGTATATAAGGATATAGAAAAATATTTAATGGCTAACCATCCTAATATTGGAGGAAAGTATGAGATGCAAGACCCAGAGGAAGTTACAAAAGCCTTTGAAAAGATAATTGGTGGATTAACAAAATTCATAGCATTTATTACAGGAATTTCACTTTTAGTAGGTGGAATTGGAGTTATGAATATAATGTATGTTTCAGTTTCTGAAAGAAAAAGAGAAATTGGTATAAGAAGAGCTATTGGGGCAAAGCCTAAGAGCATATTACTTCAATTCTTATTTGAAGCTGTATTAGTAACTTTAATAGGTGGATTAATTGGAATATTATTAGGATACTTAATATCCAAAGTAGCTGGAGCCTTTTTACCATTTAAGCCAATACTTACAATGAGTACCTTTGTAGGAGCTACATTAGTTTCAATAATAGAAGGAGTAGTATTTGGAATAATACCAGCTTACAATGCTTGTAAGTTAGATCCTATAAAAGCTATTTATAGATAA
- the bioB gene encoding biotin synthase BioB yields the protein MDFVLKMKDKSLKNIKLTREEGLRLFNSNLEKLIKEANNIRKEIHGDCIDLCSIINGKSGRCGEDCTFCAQSKYHKTNISEYPLLDYEKIKKVAKENEDEGVHRFSIVTSGRGLYGEEFERVITYYSNLNKELKINLCASHGIINKESLIKLKKAGVKRYHHNLETSRNYYDKICRTHSYEERVKTIKNAKEAGLEVCSGGIIGLGETIIDRIDLAITLRELEIKSIPINILSAIKGTKLQHMTPLNEEEILRTIAVFRFINPEAKIRLAGGRYLLKNFGENAFKAGANATITGNLLTTCGNKIKDDKRLIENIGMRIF from the coding sequence ATGGATTTTGTTTTAAAAATGAAGGATAAGTCTTTAAAAAATATAAAATTAACTAGAGAAGAAGGGTTAAGGCTTTTTAATAGTAATCTAGAGAAATTGATTAAAGAAGCTAACAACATAAGAAAAGAAATTCATGGTGATTGTATTGATTTATGTTCAATAATTAATGGGAAAAGTGGAAGGTGTGGAGAGGATTGTACTTTTTGTGCCCAATCTAAGTATCATAAGACTAATATAAGTGAATACCCTCTTCTTGATTATGAAAAGATAAAAAAAGTTGCTAAGGAAAATGAAGATGAAGGAGTTCATAGATTTTCTATAGTTACTTCAGGAAGAGGACTTTATGGTGAGGAGTTTGAGAGAGTAATTACTTATTATTCAAATTTAAATAAAGAGCTTAAAATAAATCTTTGTGCTTCCCATGGAATAATAAATAAAGAGTCTTTAATAAAATTAAAGAAAGCTGGAGTAAAAAGATATCATCATAATTTAGAGACATCTAGAAACTATTATGACAAAATATGCAGAACTCATTCTTATGAGGAAAGGGTAAAGACTATAAAAAATGCTAAGGAAGCTGGTTTAGAAGTATGCTCAGGAGGAATAATTGGCCTTGGAGAAACAATTATAGATAGAATAGATTTAGCTATTACACTTAGAGAATTAGAAATAAAATCAATTCCAATAAATATTTTAAGTGCTATTAAGGGAACTAAGCTTCAGCATATGACTCCTTTAAATGAAGAAGAAATTCTTAGGACAATAGCTGTTTTTAGATTTATAAATCCAGAAGCTAAAATAAGATTAGCAGGAGGAAGGTATTTGCTTAAAAACTTTGGTGAAAATGCTTTTAAAGCAGGAGCAAATGCTACTATAACAGGGAATTTATTAACTACATGTGGAAATAAGATAAAAGACGATAAAAGATTAATAGAGAATATTGGGATGAGGATTTTTTAG
- the asrA gene encoding anaerobic sulfite reductase subunit AsrA, with translation MGYKLNLKEVNDLFNELKKEYIIYAPKRFEKQGRYSDTDIIKYDVINNVEEIVHNEKSTYPVKEVITPISQTLYYFIENEFRESKMDSQKKMLIFARPCDINAQRRQDTIYLKNGNFEDTFYKRMRDRVKFICMECTEGWDTCFCTTMNSNKTDDYSLAVRFNEDNLLFNVKEEEFDKYFEGKEEEEFELKFIEENIAKVELPEIESVEVLNKLKDHKMWEEYNKRCIQCGSCTLACSTCTCFTTRDIVHDSKHNIGERKRIQASCHVDGFDEMAGGHVFRKTAGDKMRYKVMHKIHDYKAQFGEEHMCVGCGRCTDRCPEHISITATINKVSKAVKEIMEEM, from the coding sequence ATGGGATACAAATTAAATTTAAAAGAAGTAAATGATTTATTTAATGAGCTTAAAAAAGAGTATATAATTTATGCTCCAAAAAGATTTGAGAAGCAAGGAAGATACTCAGACACAGACATTATAAAATACGATGTTATAAATAATGTGGAAGAAATAGTACATAATGAAAAGTCAACTTATCCAGTAAAAGAAGTAATAACTCCAATTTCTCAAACTTTATATTATTTCATAGAAAATGAGTTTAGAGAAAGTAAAATGGATAGTCAAAAGAAGATGCTTATATTTGCAAGACCATGTGATATAAATGCACAAAGAAGACAAGATACTATATATCTTAAAAATGGAAATTTTGAAGATACATTCTATAAAAGAATGAGAGATAGAGTTAAGTTTATTTGCATGGAATGTACAGAGGGATGGGATACTTGTTTCTGTACAACAATGAATAGCAATAAAACTGATGACTATAGTTTAGCAGTAAGATTTAATGAGGATAATTTACTTTTTAATGTTAAAGAAGAAGAATTTGATAAATACTTTGAAGGAAAAGAAGAAGAGGAATTTGAACTTAAGTTTATTGAAGAAAATATAGCTAAGGTTGAATTGCCAGAAATAGAGAGTGTTGAAGTTTTAAATAAATTAAAGGATCATAAAATGTGGGAAGAATACAATAAAAGATGTATTCAATGTGGAAGCTGTACTCTAGCTTGTAGTACATGTACATGCTTTACAACAAGGGATATAGTTCATGATTCAAAGCATAACATAGGTGAAAGAAAGAGAATACAAGCATCTTGTCATGTAGATGGATTTGATGAAATGGCTGGTGGACATGTATTTAGAAAGACTGCTGGCGATAAAATGAGATATAAAGTTATGCATAAAATTCATGATTATAAAGCTCAATTTGGAGAAGAGCATATGTGTGTAGGATGTGGAAGATGTACAGATAGATGTCCAGAACATATATCAATTACAGCTACTATTAATAAGGTTTCAAAAGCAGTAAAAGAGATAATGGAGGAGATGTAA
- the asrB gene encoding anaerobic sulfite reductase subunit AsrB yields MENILTPKSCEIIDIVKETDKEWTFRIASDVVPEHGQFLELSLPKVGEAPISVSGFGPGYLDFTIRAVGKVTDEIFKLKPGDKISLRGAYGKGWPVEQFKNKNVIIVAGGTGVAPVRSLINKFYDEPNYVETLSLVFGFKNSEGILFKNDLDRWNEKFNTIYTLDNDTKEGWETGLVTVHLNKLPLESFGDNYEVIIVGPPVMMHFTALEFLKLGVPEEKIWVSFERKMSCAVGKCGHCRINETYVCLEGPVFNYTKAKTLLD; encoded by the coding sequence ATGGAAAATATTTTAACACCTAAATCATGTGAAATAATAGACATAGTTAAGGAAACTGACAAAGAATGGACTTTTAGAATAGCTTCTGATGTCGTTCCAGAACATGGTCAATTTTTAGAATTATCTCTTCCTAAGGTTGGAGAAGCACCTATTTCTGTTAGTGGATTTGGACCTGGATACTTAGATTTTACAATAAGAGCAGTAGGTAAAGTTACTGATGAAATATTTAAACTAAAGCCAGGAGATAAGATTTCTTTAAGAGGAGCTTATGGAAAAGGTTGGCCTGTAGAACAATTTAAAAATAAAAATGTAATAATAGTAGCTGGAGGTACAGGAGTAGCGCCAGTTAGAAGTTTAATAAATAAATTTTATGATGAACCAAATTATGTTGAAACTTTAAGTCTAGTATTTGGATTTAAAAATTCAGAGGGAATACTTTTTAAAAATGACTTAGATAGATGGAATGAAAAATTCAATACTATTTATACTTTAGATAATGATACAAAAGAAGGATGGGAAACTGGACTTGTAACAGTTCATTTAAATAAATTACCTCTAGAAAGTTTTGGAGATAACTATGAGGTTATCATAGTTGGACCTCCTGTAATGATGCATTTTACAGCTTTAGAATTCTTAAAACTTGGAGTTCCAGAAGAGAAGATATGGGTTTCATTTGAAAGAAAAATGTCATGCGCAGTAGGAAAATGTGGACATTGTAGAATAAATGAAACATATGTATGTCTTGAAGGACCTGTATTTAATTATACAAAAGCAAAAACATTATTAGATTAG
- a CDS encoding sucrose-specific PTS transporter subunit IIBC, whose protein sequence is MSKEQIVAQEILKNIGGKENIKSMEHCATRLRLIVKDKSLINEKAIENIDGVRGQFFAAAQYQIILGTGFVNKVFAAMNGEGVETGNVKEDAYSDMTLPQKISRTLGDIFVPIIPVLVATGLFMGLRGLLTNLGVEFSPTFNTLSEVLTDTAFIFLPALVAWSTMKKFGGTPVVGIVLGLMLVAPQLPNAWQVAGGADPIYISLLGISIPIVGYQGSVLPALVLGIIAAKLEKFIRKFMPDVLDLIFTPFLTLLVSMILGLLVVGPIMHTSEVYILDLFKMFLSLPFGIGGAIIGGVHQVIVVTGVHHIFNALEVELISSTGLNPFNAVITGAIVAQGAAALAVGFKTKDKKKRSLYISSAIPAFLGITEAAIFGVNLRFIKPFIFACIGGAASGMFASMMKLAGTGMGITAIPGTLLYINTGLIQYFITIAIGFAISFALTYIFFKPQE, encoded by the coding sequence ATGAGTAAAGAACAAATAGTTGCTCAAGAAATATTAAAAAATATTGGTGGAAAAGAAAATATAAAATCAATGGAACACTGTGCAACTAGATTAAGACTTATAGTTAAAGATAAAAGTCTAATAAATGAAAAGGCAATTGAGAATATTGATGGGGTAAGAGGACAATTTTTTGCTGCTGCTCAATATCAAATAATTCTAGGAACTGGGTTTGTAAATAAAGTCTTTGCAGCTATGAATGGTGAAGGAGTAGAAACTGGGAATGTAAAAGAAGATGCATATAGTGATATGACTTTACCACAAAAAATATCTCGTACTTTAGGAGATATTTTCGTTCCTATAATTCCAGTATTAGTTGCAACAGGTTTATTTATGGGATTAAGAGGACTTTTAACTAATTTAGGAGTTGAATTTAGTCCAACTTTTAATACTTTATCAGAGGTTTTAACAGATACAGCATTTATATTCTTACCAGCCTTAGTAGCTTGGTCAACAATGAAAAAATTTGGTGGAACACCTGTAGTTGGTATAGTATTAGGGCTTATGCTTGTAGCCCCTCAGCTTCCAAATGCTTGGCAGGTAGCAGGAGGAGCAGATCCAATATATATTTCTTTATTAGGAATAAGTATCCCTATAGTAGGGTATCAAGGATCAGTACTTCCAGCTTTAGTATTAGGTATTATAGCAGCTAAATTAGAAAAATTTATTAGAAAGTTTATGCCAGATGTACTAGATTTAATATTTACTCCATTTTTAACTTTATTAGTATCAATGATTCTTGGACTTTTAGTAGTAGGTCCTATAATGCATACAAGTGAAGTCTACATATTAGATTTATTTAAAATGTTTTTAAGCTTACCATTTGGAATAGGTGGAGCAATAATTGGAGGAGTTCATCAAGTTATAGTTGTAACTGGAGTTCATCATATATTTAATGCTTTAGAAGTTGAATTAATTTCAAGTACAGGATTAAATCCATTTAATGCAGTAATAACCGGGGCTATAGTAGCTCAAGGAGCAGCAGCTCTTGCAGTTGGATTTAAGACAAAAGATAAGAAAAAACGTTCATTATATATTTCTTCAGCAATACCAGCCTTTTTAGGAATTACAGAAGCGGCCATATTTGGAGTAAACTTAAGATTTATTAAACCATTTATATTTGCATGTATAGGTGGAGCTGCATCAGGAATGTTTGCATCAATGATGAAATTGGCTGGAACTGGTATGGGAATAACAGCTATACCGGGAACACTGCTTTATATTAATACAGGATTAATTCAGTACTTCATAACAATTGCTATTGGATTTGCTATTTCATTTGCATTAACATATATATTCTTTAAACCACAAGAATAA
- a CDS encoding biotin transporter BioY: MKMKTRDLTLIPIFAALTAIGAFIKIPIPIVPFTLQYFFCALGAILLGAKRGALAQIIYVLVGLLGIPVFTQGGGPSYVFQPTFGYLIGFIFGAYIIGKITENLKTINIKNLFLAGILGLLVIYLFGVSYMYVIYNFYLGDAMSLLSAVSIGAIACLPSDLLLTFIISLVGSKVCPRLKRLDYI, encoded by the coding sequence ATGAAAATGAAAACAAGAGATTTAACACTGATACCTATTTTTGCAGCACTTACAGCTATTGGAGCTTTCATTAAGATACCAATACCAATAGTGCCTTTTACACTTCAATATTTCTTTTGTGCCTTAGGAGCAATTTTACTTGGTGCTAAAAGAGGAGCCTTAGCTCAAATAATCTATGTATTAGTAGGACTCCTTGGAATTCCTGTATTTACTCAAGGAGGAGGACCATCATATGTATTTCAACCTACCTTTGGATATTTAATTGGTTTTATTTTTGGAGCTTATATAATTGGAAAAATAACAGAAAATCTAAAAACTATAAATATTAAAAATTTATTTTTAGCTGGAATTTTAGGACTTTTAGTAATCTATTTATTTGGAGTTTCATATATGTATGTAATTTATAATTTTTATCTAGGGGATGCAATGAGCTTATTATCAGCAGTGAGCATTGGAGCTATAGCGTGTTTACCAAGTGATTTATTATTGACATTTATAATTTCATTAGTAGGATCTAAGGTTTGTCCAAGGTTAAAAAGACTTGATTATATTTAA
- a CDS encoding ABC transporter ATP-binding protein, with translation MLSNIVEVIKLNKYYSLGKEKFHALKDVNLEIEQGDFVMIMGKSGSGKTTLMNLLGLLDSFEDGIYKFNNIDVSKLKEDQKADIRNKYMGFIFQQFHLINSMTIGSNVELPLLYNEKSMPRKKREELIDKYLEMVGLSEKKNQLPLELSGGQQQRVAIARALINNPYVIFADEPTGALDSNTSTEIMEILKRLNEDNKTIIMVTHDEDLTKYANKIIRVKDGVITKGEDYVSN, from the coding sequence ATGTTGAGTAATATAGTAGAGGTTATTAAGTTAAATAAATACTATAGCTTAGGTAAAGAGAAATTTCATGCTTTAAAGGATGTTAATTTGGAAATAGAACAAGGGGATTTTGTCATGATAATGGGGAAATCAGGTAGTGGTAAAACAACTCTAATGAACTTACTAGGATTATTAGATAGCTTTGAAGATGGAATATATAAGTTTAATAATATTGATGTTAGTAAATTAAAAGAAGATCAGAAAGCTGACATAAGAAATAAGTATATGGGATTTATATTTCAACAATTCCATTTAATAAACTCTATGACCATAGGAAGCAATGTTGAACTTCCATTATTATATAATGAAAAAAGCATGCCTCGTAAGAAAAGAGAAGAACTTATAGATAAATACTTAGAAATGGTAGGTTTATCAGAAAAGAAGAATCAACTTCCTCTAGAGCTATCAGGAGGTCAGCAACAAAGGGTAGCTATTGCAAGAGCTCTTATAAATAATCCTTATGTTATTTTTGCTGATGAACCAACAGGAGCTTTAGATAGTAATACTAGTACAGAAATAATGGAGATTTTAAAAAGATTAAATGAGGATAATAAGACAATAATCATGGTAACACATGACGAAGACTTAACTAAATACGCAAATAAGATAATAAGAGTTAAGGATGGGGTTATAACAAAGGGGGAAGATTATGTCAGCAATTAA